Proteins encoded in a region of the Polyangiaceae bacterium genome:
- a CDS encoding gamma-glutamyltransferase, whose amino-acid sequence MSPSSPRGVIACGDEQSAAAGAEALSAGGNAVDAVVAAAFAAFVVELPLCGPLGGAVATVWAPGEAPYCMDAFARAPGLDSVTPTEIDFSDVEVDFGATTQVFHIGRGAVAVPLALRGLLELHRRHGRLSLSDVVAPATALATRGYRLSPGIAFANALLEPIFANTAECHALISRDGHLAKAGERLDNPELGETLRLLAREPKAADSLYDALAREFGADRGGRIAPVDVQRAALLLQPPLRVQLGAHELITPPAPSMGGVLVALGACLLDESEPRPAAMRAEDVQRLARVQHLLLTQRSSDFDLKIRDPEFVRELLDPARVRSLRAAAVAEPFTDGHLGSTTHLSAADRDGLLVSLTLTNGEGCGCVLSGTGIIANNLLGEEDIHPRGFHHDPPGSALSTMMAPTLVRSGDRAWVLGSGGSNRLRNAILQVVHLTLGQQLPAHEAVVAPRLHVDRHPDGGARIAYERSGLQAEAEAALLGAFPKDPVVFESPNMYFGGVHVAWVDGQSLGGAGDPRRGGCVRVV is encoded by the coding sequence CCCTCGGCGGCGCGGTAGCGACCGTCTGGGCGCCCGGCGAAGCGCCCTACTGCATGGACGCTTTTGCCCGCGCTCCGGGGCTGGACTCCGTGACGCCGACCGAAATCGACTTCAGCGACGTTGAAGTGGACTTCGGAGCCACGACCCAGGTGTTTCACATCGGCCGCGGGGCAGTGGCGGTGCCGCTGGCCCTGCGCGGCTTGCTCGAGCTGCATCGGCGGCATGGCCGCCTGTCGCTTTCAGACGTCGTGGCGCCCGCCACGGCGCTCGCGACTCGCGGCTACCGTTTGAGTCCGGGGATCGCCTTCGCCAACGCTTTGCTCGAACCCATCTTCGCGAACACGGCCGAGTGCCACGCCTTGATCAGTCGTGACGGGCATTTGGCCAAGGCGGGCGAGAGGCTGGACAATCCCGAACTCGGCGAGACCCTGCGGCTACTGGCTCGTGAGCCGAAGGCAGCTGACTCGCTCTATGACGCGCTGGCAAGGGAGTTCGGTGCCGACCGCGGCGGTCGCATAGCGCCCGTGGACGTGCAGCGCGCCGCGCTGTTGCTGCAACCCCCGCTGCGCGTGCAGCTCGGTGCCCACGAGCTGATCACCCCTCCGGCTCCCTCGATGGGTGGAGTGCTAGTCGCTCTGGGCGCGTGTTTGCTCGACGAATCCGAGCCGCGACCCGCCGCGATGCGCGCCGAGGACGTGCAACGGCTTGCGCGAGTGCAGCACTTGCTGCTCACGCAGCGTAGCTCCGACTTCGATTTGAAGATCCGCGATCCCGAGTTCGTGCGCGAACTTCTGGACCCGGCTCGAGTGCGCAGCTTGCGTGCGGCGGCGGTCGCCGAACCCTTTACCGACGGTCATCTCGGTTCCACGACACATTTGAGCGCAGCAGATCGCGATGGGTTGCTCGTGTCACTCACGCTGACGAACGGCGAAGGCTGCGGCTGCGTGCTCTCAGGCACGGGCATCATCGCCAACAACCTGCTCGGTGAAGAGGACATCCACCCCCGAGGGTTCCATCACGATCCGCCGGGCAGCGCGCTCTCCACGATGATGGCGCCGACTCTCGTGCGCTCTGGAGATCGGGCGTGGGTGCTGGGCAGTGGTGGATCGAATCGCCTGCGCAACGCGATTCTCCAGGTGGTGCACTTGACCTTGGGCCAACAGCTGCCAGCGCACGAGGCGGTCGTCGCTCCCCGGTTGCACGTGGATCGCCACCCGGACGGCGGCGCACGCATCGCCTACGAGCGGTCCGGGCTACAGGCCGAGGCCGAGGCCGCTCTCCTCGGTGCATTCCCCAAAGATCCCGTCGTGTTCGAGAGTCCAAACATGTACTTTGGCGGCGTTCACGTGGCTTGGGTGGATGGGCAGTCCCTGGGCGGCGCAGGAGATCCTCGCCGCGGCGGGTGCGTACGGGTGGTGTGA